Within Sphingopyxis macrogoltabida, the genomic segment CAAGCGCTTGCCGGGGCCGGCGGATCGGGCGGCGCACGTCCCAAGGCCAATATCAGGGACGGGGATACGCTGTGGCTGGCCAAGTTCACGTCAGCGCACGACCAGCAGCCGATCGAGCGAGCCGAAGTTGCGACCCTTCTCCTCGCCGAAAGCTGCGGGATTCGGACGCCGACGACGCGGCTGGAATTGGCCGAGACCCCGTACCCGGTGGCCCTCATACAGAGGTTTGACCGACGCGGAGCGGCCCGCATTCCCTATATTTCCGCGCGCACCGCGCTGGCCAAAACAGGAGCAGAGCTCGGCTCCTATACGGAGATCGTCGATTTCATGCGGGGAAATTCGGCAGACGCCAAGGCCGATTTCCGCGAACTTTTTTTGCGGCTGATCTTCACAATCCTCGTTTCCAACAAGGATGATCATTTGAAGAACCATGGCTTCCTCTACGTCGGCGGGGGACAATGGCGTTTGTCCCCTATGTTCGACGTCAACCCGGCCCCAGATCGGAACCCGCACCTGGAGACCGCGATAGTCGAGGGCGGCTCTCATGATCGGTCGATCATGCTGGCACTGGAAAACAGCGAGTTCTTCGAGATAGCCGAAGCCGATGCCCGTCGGATGATCCGCGAAGCGGCGCAGCGTATCTCCGGGAATTGGCGTGAAGCATTCCGTCGGCAAGGGATTTCGGGTGCGTTGGCGCGTGACTATGAACCGGCCTTCGTGAACGAGCAGATGGAAGCGGCGCTCGCGCTACAAGCCATATC encodes:
- a CDS encoding type II toxin-antitoxin system HipA family toxin, giving the protein MADLSARVGLGEGLTPVGQLRFTQAGSRQFSTFAYDPAWIENPRAFAIQPDIPLDAGPFHTSGQPGHMHDALAGVFADAAPDAWGRRLLERAYGNGLNEFEYLTLADDACRQGALRFLNDEGEVIRGKAADAVPRLIDLEALTAIARAYEQGKEISPQDMQALAGAGGSGGARPKANIRDGDTLWLAKFTSAHDQQPIERAEVATLLLAESCGIRTPTTRLELAETPYPVALIQRFDRRGAARIPYISARTALAKTGAELGSYTEIVDFMRGNSADAKADFRELFLRLIFTILVSNKDDHLKNHGFLYVGGGQWRLSPMFDVNPAPDRNPHLETAIVEGGSHDRSIMLALENSEFFEIAEADARRMIREAAQRISGNWREAFRRQGISGALARDYEPAFVNEQMEAALALQAISDA